In the genome of Abyssalbus ytuae, the window ACCCGTTTTACCACTAGTAAACTACATGATACAGACTTTACCGAGACCGATTTAAGCAATTCGGTCTTTTCAGGGTGTGACCTCACTAATGCAATTTTTGACAACACCAACCTTGAAAAAGTTGATTTTAAAACTTCATTTAATTACACCATAAATCCGGAAACCAACCTCTTAAAAAAAACCAGGTTTTCACTGCCCGAAGTAACAGGACTTTTGAGAAAATATGATATAGAAATTAACTAAATTTTAGATTTTAAATGAAAAATATAGCAGTAATTGGCGCAGGTACAATGGGCAATGGTATAGCCCACACCTTTGCCCAATACGGATATAAAGTACAGCTAATTGATGTTTCCGCTACCCAGCTTGAAAAAGGCATGGTAACTATTTCCGGTAATCTGGACAGAATGATAAATAAGAGTATAATCGCAGAAGCTGACAAACAAAATACCCTCAATAACATTACTACTTATACCAATTTAAAAGATGGAGTGGAATATGCAGGCCTGGTTATAGAAGCAGCTACGGAAAACACCGATTTAAAACTAAAAATATTTAAACAACTGGATGAATTTTGTGCAGATGATACCATTCTTGCTACCAACACCTCCTCCATTTCAATTACACAAATAGCTTCAACGGTTTCCAGGCCCGATAAAGTTATCGGGATGCATTTTATGAACCCGGTTCCTGTTATGAAACTTGTAGAAGTTATTAAGGGATATAATTCTTCAGAAGAAGTAGTCAATACCATCATGCTCCTTTCCAAAGAGCTGGATAAAGTTCCGGTATTGGTTAATGATTATCCCGGATTTGTGGCCAACCGGATTTTAATGCCCATGATAAATGAATCTATAGAAACTTTGTACAACAATGTAGCAGGTGTAGAACAAATAGATACGGTGATGAAATTAGGCATGGCGCACCCTATGGGCCCTTTACAATTAGCCGATTTTATTGGTCTTGATGTTTGCCTGTCTATATTAAAGGTAATGTACGATGGTTTTAAAAATCCTAAATATGCACCTTGCCCTCTATTGATAAATATGGTAATGGCTGGTAAACTGGGAGTAAAATCCGGAGAGGGTTTTTATGACTATTCAGCTTCAAAAAAAGCAGAAAAAGTGGCAAAACAATTCGTAAAATAAATAAGTATAAGCTTTCAAATATGCCAGAAGTCATTCCGTTTTGTGCAGTAATACCTAATAAAAAGATCATTGATAAAGTGGTAACAAAATCATACGAATCTTATACAAAAGAAGAATTGGATAAAATCCTTCAGGAAAAACCGGAGTCTTTTTTACATATTTTAAAGTCGGGGTATAAAAAAGGACGCGCCACCTACGGAAAAAAACGATACTCACGTGTACGTGAAAAATATCTGCAATTTAAAGAAAATGATATCTTCCAAACAGATAGTAAACCATCTTTTTATATTTATAAAATCGTAAAAAAAAATAGTACTTTTTGGGGAATACTAGCCGCAACCGCAACATCTGATTATGAAAAAGGAACTATAAAAAAACATGAAAACACCATACAATTAAGAGAAGAACTTTTTAAAAAATATTTAAAGTCGGTTCAGTTTAATGCGGAACCTGTACTCCTTACCTACCCTAATAATGATATTATTGAGGAAGTTGTAAAAAAGAAAATGCAGCAGGCACCCGATTATACTTTTAACACTAATCAGGTTCACCGGCATTTTCTATGGAAAATATCCGATGAAAGTTCCATAAATGCAATTCAACAGGAATTTGCCAACATACAAAGTTTTTATATTGCCGATGGTCATCACCGGTGCTCTTCATCATATTTACTCTCGCAGGATTTAAAAATGGAAAATACCAACCATACCGGCAAAGAAAATTATAATTACTTTTTAAGTTTTTTAATTCAGGAAAACAATTTAAAAATTTATGAATTTAATAGGCTTATAAAAGATTTAAACGGGCTGAGTAAAGAAGTCTTTTTAAATAGGATACAAAATTTTTTCTATATTGAAAATAAAGGAAGTGAGGTAATTAAACCTGCACAGAAACATCAATTTGGAATGTACCTGGATAATGATTATTATTTACTTACCTTAAAAACAGATAATTATAGTTATGAAGATAAATTGGACGAGTTAGACACTCAAATTCTTTATAAAACTATCTTATATCCGGTTTTGGGAATAAAAAACATGAGAAATAATGACCGGGTGCAATATGTTTACGGAAAAGACAGTTACTCTAAAATCAAAAATTTGGTAGATACAGGTAGTTTTGCTGTTGGTTTTGTTCTTATGCCGGTTTCAATTACTGAAATCAAAGACATTGCTGATAACGGTTTGCAAATGCCCCCAAAAAGTACCTATATAGAACCAAAATTACTGAGTGCTTTAACTATTTATGAAATTTAAAAAATGAGTATTGAAGCTAATTTACATAAAATTAAATCCGCTATACCAAAAGATGTAACATTGGTGGCTGTATCCAAAACCAAACCGGTAAATGACCTTATGCAGGCCTATAATGCCGGACAACGGATCTTTGGTGAAAATAAGATACAGGAAATGACTGAAAAATGGGAGCAAATGCCAAAAGATATAGAATGGCATATGATAGGGCATGTACAACGTAATAAAGTAAAATATATGGCCGCGTATGTTACCCTTATACATGGTGTTGACAGTTTAAAGCTTTTAAAAGAAATTAACAGGCAGGCTGCTAAAAATAACAGAACGATAAATTGCCTGTTACAAATTCATATTGCCGAAGAAGAAACGAAATTTGGTATGGATGAGAACGAGCTTATAAGTTTGCTTAATTCTGATGAATATCATCAACTACAAAACATAAAAATATCAGGATTAATGGGAATGGCTACCTTTACCAATGACATGGAGCAAATAAAAAAAGAGTTTTCCTTTCTTAAATCCCTTTTTGATAAATTAAAAACCCGTCACCCTGATTTTAGTATACTTTCAATGGGAATGAGCAGCGATTTCCCTTTAGCCATTGAGTGCGGAAGTACCATGGTTAGGATAGGAAGTAGTATATTTGGAAAACGAAACTATGCTTAAATAAATTTGTACGCCATATTAGACATAGAAACTACCGGGGGTAAATATAATGAAGAAGGAATTACCGAAATTGCTATCTATAAATACGACGGGCATAAAGTAGTGGACCGTTTTATAAGTTTGGTAAATCCTGAACGTGAAATACAGCCCTTTGTAGTAAATTTAACTGGTATTAACAATAATATGTTGCGTACAGCACCTAAATTTTATGAAGTAGCTAAACGCATTGTAGAAATTACGGAAGGCTGTATTATTGTAGCGCATAACTCCCAATTTGATTATCGAATCTTACGTACGGAATTCCGCCGGCTTGGATATGATTATAAACGTAAAACACTTTGTACGGTAGAACTTTCAAAAAGATTAATTCCCGGGAAAGAATCCTATAGTTTAGGGAAACTGGTAAGATCTCTCGGTATACCTGTTAGTGACAGACACCGGGCCAACGGAGATGCACAGGCAACCGTAAAGCTTTTTAAACTTCTATTAACCAAAGACACTTCTAAAACGATTGTTCAGGGCATTATAAAAAAAGAAAACCTTTCCCAGCTTACCCCAAAGTTTCTGGACATAATTGAACAACTCCCCGCTTCTACCGGTGTATATTATATTCACAAAAATAATGGAGAGATAATTTACATTGGGAAAAGTAAAAATATTAAAAGGAGAGTAAATCAACATTTAACAGGTACCGCCGGTAAAGCAAAAAAAATTCAAAAAGAAATATCAGCTGTTACTTACGAGGAAACCGGTAGCGAACTCATTGCAATGCTGAAAGAAAGTGAAGAAATTAAAATGAATAAACCGGTATATAACCGCTCTCAGAAAAAAACCATATTTAATTATTCACTTTATGAGTACCCCGATGAAAATGGTTACCTTAATTTAAAAATTGATAAAGCCGATGCCCGGAAAAAAGCCATAACATCCTTTTCTTCTATTGAAGAAGCAAAAAATTTCCTCTACAAAATAACGGATGATTTTAATTTATGCCAGAAACTCAACGGACTGCATGATTACAAATTACAATGCTTCGGATATTCTATAAATCAATGTTTTGGAGCCTGTATACTAAAAGAACCTGCCGATGAATACAATAAAAGAGTTGAAGATTTTTTGAAACAACACAGTTATAAAAACCAACACATGGTAATAGTTGATAAAGGAAGGGAAATAGACGAAAGATCAGCAATTTTAATAGAAAATGGTATTTATAAAGGATTTGGATTTTATAATTTAAATTATCAAATCAACAACTTTGAAATACTAAAATCAGTCATTACCCCCATGCAAAATAATCGAGATGTGCAGTATATTATACAATCTTATCTACGAAAAAAAAAGGTGGTAAAAATTATTAACCTATAATATGATACAAAAAAAAATATTCCTTTTATTATTACTATTCTCTATATGTTCTTTTTCACAAAACAAATTCGAATTTGGCAAAGTAAGTACTGAAGAACTAAAAATGCCATTATATGAAAAAGATTCTACTGCCAATGCCATAATCCTGTATGAATATGGAGAGTCAGTTATAAAACTTAACAACTATGGAAAAGTAGAGCTAACTTTTGAATACACTGGAAGAATAAAAATTTTCAATTCTAAAGGATATGATAAAGCCACAATTGAAATTCCCTTAAGAAAATCAATTACCTCCAGAAGTAAGGAAATACTTCAGAATGTAGAAGCCTTAGCAATTAATCCTGATCGTACTACGGGAGCCTTACAAAAAGAAAATGTATTTACGGAAAATCTTAATGAATATTATGATGTGGTTAAGTTTACTGTACCCAATGTTAAAGAAGGTACGGTGATAGATTACAAATACAAAATTTTATCTCCTTTTTATTACAATTTTGTCGATTGGGAATTTCAATCTGATATACCAAAAATTTTTAGCCAGTATCATACTTCAATACCCGGAAATTATTTATATAATGTTAAACTTGTAGGTTCTTTAAAGTTAACTGACCGAAAGAGTTCTTTAAAAAAGGATTGTTTATATTTTACCAGCCAGATGAAAGCTGAATGTGCAGTAGAAACCTACACTATGGAAAACATCCCTGCTTTTAAAGAAGAAGATTATATGACTTCGAGATATAACTTTCTTTCGGCTATAAGATATGAACTCGAAACATTTAGAAACTTTAATGGTGTAGTAGAAAAATATACAAAATCCTGGGATGATGTTGATAAAGAAATAAGATATAGTGAAGATATAGGTAAACAGGCCAAAAAATCAAATTATTTTAAAGACTTTATTCTACCCGAAACCTGGGAAATACCCAATAATTTTGAAAAAGCTAAGCATATATACCACCGGCTTCAAGATGAATTGGTATGGAATGGGAAAAATCATATTTTCACTGACATAGACGTAAAAAAAGCTTATGAAACAAAATCGGGAAGTACGGCAGAGCTAAATTTGATTTTATTAAATTTTTTGAATGCTGCCGGTTTTGATGCCCAATGTATGCTGGTATCAACCCGTGAAAATGGTAAACCCACAAAATTATTTCCCATAATTTCTGAATTCAACTATCTGATAGTTAAGTTAGATTTAAATAATGATACCTATTTACTTGATATTACCGATAAACAAATGCCTTTTGGAATGGTGCCCTTCAAAATTTTAAATGAATATGGAAGGGTAATGGATTTTAGAAATAGCAGCTATTGGCATGAATTTACTCCCAAAAATCCATCAACCTACAAAAGTATGGTGCAAATTGATATTGAAGAAAACGGAAATGTAACAGCGAAGGTTAGAGAAATACACTCCGGGTATTTTGGGATAAATAAAAGAAAAGCTATTAGTGAAAATTCAATAGATGATTATGTAGATAATCTTGAAAGTAAATTTAATATAGACGGTGGAGTATATATTGAGGAATATAATATTACCGATAAAGACCACACTGAAAAACCCCTGCAGGAAGATTATATACTTCACTATAATGAACCTGTTACTTTAGACTTTTTTTTCCTGAATCCTATTTTGACTAATAAATTCACTAAAAATCCTTTTACACTAAAGGAAAGAACCTATCCTGTAGATTTTGGTTATCCTTTCTCTTATACGTATAATATTAGTATCAATTTACCTGAGAACTATATTTTCGAAAATATTCCGGAACAAAAAGCTATTCAATTACCTGATAACAATGGAATAATTGTTTACCAATCGTTAAAGTCATCAGAAAAAAAATTAATGATAAACCTTAAGTTGAACCTTAATAAAAATGTTTTCCACCCGGAAGAATATGAAGGATTAAAGAATTTCTTTAAAGAACTTGTACTTTTGCAAAACAAACAATTTATTTCTTTAAAAAAATTAGAATAATACCTTTTAAACTTGTCAAAAACTAAAAAAAATACCGGCTGGCGCCAAAAACTTCATGAAATAATTTATGAAGCCGATACCCATGCAGGTAAAATGTTTGATGTTATTCTTCTCTGTGTTATTATTCTCAGTATAATTTTTGTGATGCTGGAAAGCGTTAAATCTATTGGTGAGAAGTATCATGATTTGCTAGACAAGGCTGAATGGATTATAACCATTTTATTTACCATAGAATATATAGGCCGTATAATTACAGTAAAAAAACCTTTAAGTTATATTTTTAGCTTTTACGGAATTATCGATTTCCTTTCTACCATTCCAAAATATATTTCCTTATTCTTTATTGGTACTCATGCTCTGGTCGCCTTACGGGCCCTACGGCTTTTGAGGGTGTTCAGAATTTTAAAATTAGCAAGGTTTGTAGGAGAATCTAATCAACTGCTTAAAGCATTAAGGGCCAGTACCGCTAAAATTTTAGTCTTTCTGTTTACCGTAATAGTAATTTGTATTATTCTGGGTACGGTTATGTACCTTATTGAAGGAGGTAGTGACAGTGGTTTTACAAGCATACCCAGAAGTATTTACTGGTGCATAGTAACCTTAACTACCGTAGGATATGGCGATATAGCTCCCGCCACCGATTTAGGCCAGTTTATTGCGGCCTTTATTATGATTCTTGGTTATGGTATCATTGCTGTTCCTACCGGAATAGTATCAGCCGAATATTCAAGGCAGGATCGTAAAATCCACATAAACACACAAGCTTGTCCAAATTGTGGGGCAGAAGGACATAAAGATAATGCAGAATATTGTTTTAAATGCGGACATCATCTTCATGAGCACTAAATATCTTATTACAGTTGTGGGCCCAACGGCAATTGGTAAAACATCCTTAGCTATTAAATTAGCTCAATATTATAATACCGAAATAATTTCATCCGATTCCCGACAGTTTTTTAAAGAAATGAAAATTGGCACTGCAGTACCTAATCCCACTGAATTGGCTACCGTACCACATTATTTTATTCAGCATAAAAGTATTTTCGATTATTATTCTGTTGGAGAGTTTGAAAGAGAAGCTATAAAAAAACTGGAAAATCTTTTTAAACAATACAATGTTGTTGTCATGGCCGGAGGTAGTGGCTTGTATGTAGATGCAGTAATTAAAGGATTGGATGACTTCCCTGATATTGACAATTCGATAAGAGAAAATCTGAATGAACAATTAAAAAATAACGGCTTATCCCCTCTTCAATCCCAACTAAAAAAATTAGATCCTGTACACTATACTAAAATAGATATAAACAATCCTCAGCGGGTAATAAGAGCCCTGGAAATATGTATAGGTACCGGCGAGCCTTATTCAGGCTTCTTAACCGATAAAAGCGCACAAAGGAATTTTAATTCCGTTAAAATAGGACTTACTGCCGAAAGAGAAATTATTTACGACAGGATTAATAAAAGAGTCGATTTAATGATTGATGAAGGTTTGATTGATGAAGCAAAATCTCTATACAGCTATAAGCATCTAAATGCATTACAAACCGTTGGTTACAAAGAACTGTTCAATTACTTTGACGGGACATGGACATTGGATTTTGCAATTTCTGAAATTAAAAAAAATACCAGAAGATTTGCAAAAAGACAACTAACCTGGTTCAATAAAGATAAAACCATTATGTGGTTTGACTACTCTGCTTCGCTTCAGGAAATTTTAGATGAGCTTATATCATTATAATTTTTTCTGTCACATAAAGTATACTACACTACCCTGTCTTGGAATATGATAGTTTTAACAACCTTTAAATCCTCTTTTAGGGTATTTATAAATAACTTTGGTAAAAACACACTATGAGAACGATAAAAAAAATTCATACGGCTCAATACCGGCCTATTGATAATTTGATAACATATTCCCCCCTCCCTACTCAAACATTAAAGCAAATAGATCCTTTCATCTTTTTAAATCATCACGGCCCACAAGTGTATAAACCCAATAACAGTGGCCTGCCCTTCGGCCCTCATCCTCATAGAGGAATGGAAACCGTAACTTGTATTATTGATGGCGATATTGCACATAAAGATTCTGGCGGGGGGAACAGCGTTATTGAAAAAGGTGGTGTACAGTGGATGACTGCAGGTAAAGGATTAATACATGCCGAAGTTTCATCAGAAAAATTTAAAAAAGAAGGAGGAAATATTGAAATTTTGCAGTTGTGGATCAATCTGCCTTCTCACCTTAAAATGGTATCACCCCAATATACAGGTAAACAAGCAGGAGACATACCAAATATACCAGTACAAGAAGGAGTTAACCTACAACTGATTGCCGGTAAATGGAATAACCATCAAGGAGCCTTCCAACCTTTACAGGATATCTTTCTCAGTACGGTGAAATTTAATAAAAACACTTCTTTTTCTGTCAAGGTAAGTAAAAAAAGGAATATTTTTCTATACATAATAAACGGATCATTGACTATCAATAATACTGAAGCTCAAAAACATCATTTAATTGAATTTAATAATGATGATGATGAAGTTCTTATCAATACCGGTGAAGAAAGCTTACTCATATTCGGCCACGCGGAGCCTATAAATGAACCCATGGTGGCCAGAGGTCCTTTTGTAATGAATACAATGCAAGAAATACAACAGGCGTATGCCGACTTTCAACAGGGAAAAATGGGATTATGGAATTAAAAATTAAGATGACATATTATTAGGTAGTCACGTAATTTATTAAATATATTTTTCTTACAATTATTAATTAAAAGTATTGTAAAAAAGTATTTTGTTATATTTATAGAATCATTCCTAACCAATGAACACAAACCGACCACTTATAATTTATGTTATGGGAGTTTCCGGTGTTGGAAAAACCACTATTGCTTCCCTCCTGTCCAAACAGCTCTCAATTCCTTATTTTGACGGAGATGACTATCATTCCGATCACAATATCAAAAAAATGGCGGCCGGACATCCCTTAAATGACGAAGACAGGTATCATTGGCTTAAAAATTTAAATAATCTTGCTAAAGAATATGTTACCAAAAACGGTTGTATCATAGCCTGCTCCGCCTTAAAAGAAAAATACAGGGATATTTTATCCGATAAAATTGAGAAAAATGTAAAGTGGTTATTTTTAAATGGTGATTTTGAATTAATCAGGAAAAGGCTGCAAGCCAGAAAAGGACATTATATGCCCGTTGATTTGTTAAAATCGCAATTTAGTACCTTAGAGCCTCCCGTAAATGCCCTGGAAGTAAACATAAAAAATACTCCGGAGGAAATTTTAAAAATTGTCAACAGGGAAATCTTTCATAAATCGGAGTTTGGTGTCGCCGGCCTTGGAGTTATGGGAAAAAGCCTTAGCAGAAACCTTGCTTCCAAAGGTTTTGATATTTCAATATATAACCGGTATTTAAAAGGGGTGGAAGAAAATGTTGCCGTAAATTTTAAAAATAAATATCCCGAACTCCAATCGGCAAAACCTTATCAAACTATTCATGACTTTGTAGAATCTCTGCAACAACCCCGGAAAATATTGTTAATGGTTAATGCAGGTAAGGCGGTAGATATTGTCATCAACGAATTAATTCCCTACCTCTCGGAAAACGATACAATAATAGACGGTGGAAATTCTCATTATCACGATACTTCGAGAAGAATAGAAGCCCTCGAAAAAAAGAAGATAAATTATATAGGAGCCGGAATATCGGGAGGTGAAGAAGGTGCATTGTATGGTCCTTCTATTATGCCTGGGGGTGACGCACAAGCATATAAAATTATTTCACCGTTCTTGGAAAGTATGGCGGCAAAAGATAAAAACGGAAAACCATGCTGTACATACATCGGAAAAAACGGCAGTGGCCATTTTACTAAGATGATACACAACGGTATTGAATACGCCGAAATGCAATTGCTTGCAGAAGCTTATCATTTATTAAAATCTTCCGGAAAAAATCCTGATGAAATTGCCGGAGTTTTTAAATCCTGGAAAAATGATGTCCCGGGGTATTTGCTTGAAATAACCATAGACATTCTTTATAAAAAAGAAAATGATTTTTGGTTAATTGATAAAATCCTGGACAAAGCAGGAAACAAAGGCACCGGTAACTGGGCTACCATAGCTTCGGCACAACTGGGAGTACCCGGCACTATGATTGCCTCTGCCCTATTTGCACGGTATGTATCCTCATTTAAGGAAACCAGGTTAAAAATGAGTGAACTCTATTCCTATAAATATTCCCATCTGGATATAGATACCGGAGAATTACTTAAGGCTTATAAACTTGCAAGAATTATCAACCATGCCCAGGGATTTATTCTTTTGTCCGAAGCCTCTGAAAATTATGAATGGAACCTTAATTTAAGTGAAATAGCGAGAATATGGACGAATGGATGTATTATTCGTTCGGGCCTGATGGAAGAATTGATCTCCATTTTAAAAACCCATGAAAACCTAATGATTCATGAAAAGATGATTGCTGAAATAAAAAAACTAAAAAAATCATTATCATTAGTAGTGTCAGAAAGTGTGATTGCAGGAATACCCGTACCCTGTTTAAGCGAAGCCGTTAATTTTTTAAATGCATATACCCAACCTAACTCATCGGCCAACCTTATACAGGCCCAACGCGATTATTTTGGAGCCCACACCTACCAACGAACGGATAAACCGGAAGGAGAATTTTATCATACTATTTGGAAAAATTTAAGCCAATGATAGAATATAAACTTTTACAAGCTGTAGTTATAGGAGTACTGATTTTACTTTTCCTGATTATAAAATTAAAACTCCACGCATTTGCCTCACTTTTAATTTCCAGTATTGCTGTGGGAGTTATAGCCGGTATGGAGCCCCTTGCAATAATGGATACCATAAAAGAAGGAATGGCCAATACCCTGGGGTTTGTAGCTACTGTTGTAGGTTTGGGAGCAATGTTCGGAGCCATACTGGAGCAGTCTGGCGGGGCAAACATCATAGCTTCCTTCCTTTTAAAAAAGTTTGGTATTTCCAGGGCACCGGCCGCTATGGCCATTGCCGGTTTTATTGTTGCCATTCCCGTATTTTTTGAAGTGGCATTAATACTGCTGGCACCTATCATATTTACTTTACAAAGACAAACAAAAAAATCATTATTACTGTTTGCTTTACCCTTGCTTGCGGGATTGGCGGTAACCCATGCCTTTATACCTCCTACTCCAGGCCCCATCGCAGTAGCCGATATAATTGGTGCCGATTTAGGATGGGTGATTTTAATAGGCGCCATAGTAGGCTTTCCCACGGCAATTTTAGGGGGACTGGTATATGGTAAATTCATAGGCAATAAAATTTTTATAGAGGCTCCCTACACTACTCCTGAAGAACAAAAAATTGGAATAACAAATAAACCACCCAATGTAAATATGGTTTTAACAATTATTGCCATACCAATAGTTTTAATTTTGCTAAGTACATTTACTAACAGTGGTTTAATTAATATTTCCAACAGCGTTATTAAAAAAACCATTAACCTTTTAGGCCACCCTTTTTCGGCTCTTATTCTGGCTAATGTTATAGCATGGTACTTATTAGGAATTAAACTGGGTTTTTCAAAAGATCAGTTATTAAACATTACTGCCAAATCTATGGGTCCCGCCGGAATGATAATATTAATAACCGGTGCCGGAGGAGTTTTCAAACAAATACTGGTAAATACCGGTGCCGGAGAAATGATAGCAAAGTCCCTGGCTGATGTCGGATTTCCGGTATTGCTGTTTTCATTTTTTGTTGCAGTATTAATAAGAGTTATTCAGGGGTCTGCAACAGTGGCCATGATAACGGCAGCCGGATTGGTATCCCCTCTTATAAATAATATAAATGATAGTTTTGAATTGGCCTGTATTGTTATTTCAATTGCAGCAGGCGCCACCTTTATGTCGCATGTAAATGACAGCGGATTCTGGTTAGTAAACCAGTTACTGGGCATTAACGAAAAGCAAACCTTTAAGAGCTGGACAATAATGACCGGAATTTTATCGTTATCAGGATTCCTGTTGGCTTGGTTAATCAATTCACTTTTTTAAATAACCCCTAAAGAAAACCAAAATACCTAAGCATATGAAAAAGATAATTTTACTCTGTTTAGCTTTTTTGATTTTTAGTTTTAAAGAAAG includes:
- a CDS encoding GntP family permease yields the protein MIEYKLLQAVVIGVLILLFLIIKLKLHAFASLLISSIAVGVIAGMEPLAIMDTIKEGMANTLGFVATVVGLGAMFGAILEQSGGANIIASFLLKKFGISRAPAAMAIAGFIVAIPVFFEVALILLAPIIFTLQRQTKKSLLLFALPLLAGLAVTHAFIPPTPGPIAVADIIGADLGWVILIGAIVGFPTAILGGLVYGKFIGNKIFIEAPYTTPEEQKIGITNKPPNVNMVLTIIAIPIVLILLSTFTNSGLINISNSVIKKTINLLGHPFSALILANVIAWYLLGIKLGFSKDQLLNITAKSMGPAGMIILITGAGGVFKQILVNTGAGEMIAKSLADVGFPVLLFSFFVAVLIRVIQGSATVAMITAAGLVSPLINNINDSFELACIVISIAAGATFMSHVNDSGFWLVNQLLGINEKQTFKSWTIMTGILSLSGFLLAWLINSLF